Proteins encoded by one window of Sphaerodactylus townsendi isolate TG3544 linkage group LG02, MPM_Stown_v2.3, whole genome shotgun sequence:
- the LOC125425731 gene encoding pleckstrin homology-like domain family A member 2 — MKGPGSSEVIREGELEKRSDSLFQLWKKKQVVLSADSLRLFSPEGGGRAKAKELRFGAIQKVDCVERTGKYVYFTIVTTDRKEIDFRCPGESCWNASITLALIDFQNKRAVQDFRSRQEAAEQQHHAAVAAAPPTRHRRLARAP; from the coding sequence ATGAAGGGTCCCGGGTCGTCGGAGGTGATCCGCGAGGGCGAGCTGGAGAAGCGGAGCGACAGCCTGTTCCAGCTGTGGAAGAAGAAGCAGGTGGTGCTGAGCGCGGACAGCCTGCGCCTCTTCTCGCCCGAGGGCGGCGGCAGGGCCAAGGCCAAGGAGCTGCGCTTCGGCGCCATCCAGAAGGTGGACTGCGTGGAGCGCACGGGCAAGTACGTCTACTTCACCATCGTCACCACGGACCGCAAGGAGATCGACTTCCGCTGCCCGGGCGAGAGCTGCTGGAACGCCTCCATCACCCTGGCCCTCATCGACTTCCAGAACAAGCGCGCCGTCCAGGACTTCAGGAGCCGCCAGGAGGCCGCGGAGCAGCAGCACCACGCTGCCGTCGCCGCCGCGCCCCCGACCCGCCACAGGCGCCTGGCCAGGGCCccctga